In the Aliarcobacter cryaerophilus genome, one interval contains:
- a CDS encoding methyl-accepting chemotaxis protein translates to MLDFITKKISSKIIFALFLLMFISSSIIVYSTTTKVTKDSIANAKDSLEMLNASIFQTLRNTMNTGDPALIQKAEDEAREIKGVKNLTVAKSKELMELYSVDTPFTDDPQILKSFESKENQIIQKNDENGHTIRMIKPMIATPECMACHANQNVGDVIGVMDLTFSLEETDKRIQSLLAEISFTSAVLGLLTIILIFFIVRKATNSIEILKEGFSNLLHSNDTNITLKVKSNDEIGDVATLFNSYMDKVRAGLKQDEIVIDEANDVIEKTANGFFVYKVHNTASNHHVEDLKNKLNVMIEKTKDTLDNINEALRQYAESKYDYVLKDDAIFGNLGSLASGINLVGNNTSELLAIVMNTGNSLKDSTQTLSDTSLELKSSSSKQAASLEETAAALEEITATIQANTQSTIKMSKLAHELSISAQKGQELANQTAKSMDDINKEVSSINEAIEVIDQIAFQTNILSLNAAVEAATAGEAGKGFAVVAQEVRNLANRSAQAAKEIKDIVEKASEKANNGKSIATNMIDGYSELNNSISNTLVTIENVATASKEQESGILQINDAISSLDASTQKNAQVAEQISNMATSIAYTSNYLVTASSRTSFIKDSLDKVDNVDLVYDTALLKTNLLKKKDEVYSKLGDYKNFNVVDDNSIKDWLNSNDNVSKISDKNLLENIKLLDTTFYKNLQDLVISNSNGDKPEILNTKASAVEKCTTEIFKSLDDIKFNKKDSKTKKA, encoded by the coding sequence ATGCTTGATTTTATAACAAAAAAGATTAGCAGCAAAATTATATTTGCACTATTTTTACTAATGTTTATTAGCAGTTCGATTATAGTTTACTCTACAACAACCAAAGTAACAAAAGACTCGATAGCAAATGCAAAAGATAGTTTAGAGATGTTAAATGCATCCATATTTCAAACCTTAAGAAATACAATGAACACTGGAGATCCAGCACTTATACAAAAAGCAGAAGATGAAGCAAGAGAGATAAAAGGTGTAAAAAATCTAACAGTAGCAAAAAGTAAAGAGTTAATGGAGCTATACTCTGTTGATACACCATTTACAGATGACCCTCAAATATTAAAAAGTTTTGAATCAAAAGAGAATCAAATCATTCAAAAAAATGATGAAAATGGTCATACTATAAGAATGATAAAACCAATGATTGCTACTCCTGAGTGTATGGCTTGTCATGCAAACCAAAACGTAGGAGATGTAATTGGTGTTATGGACCTTACTTTTTCTCTTGAAGAGACAGATAAAAGAATTCAATCACTTTTAGCAGAGATATCTTTTACATCAGCTGTTTTAGGATTACTTACAATTATTCTAATATTTTTTATTGTAAGAAAAGCTACAAACTCTATAGAGATATTAAAAGAAGGGTTTAGTAATCTACTTCATTCAAATGATACAAATATTACTTTGAAAGTAAAATCAAATGATGAAATAGGAGATGTAGCAACGCTTTTCAACTCTTATATGGATAAAGTAAGAGCTGGGTTAAAACAAGATGAGATAGTAATTGATGAAGCAAATGATGTAATAGAAAAAACTGCAAATGGATTTTTTGTATATAAAGTTCACAATACAGCTTCAAATCATCATGTTGAAGATTTGAAAAATAAACTAAATGTTATGATTGAAAAAACAAAAGATACTCTTGATAATATAAATGAAGCGCTAAGACAATATGCTGAATCAAAATATGATTATGTTTTAAAAGATGATGCTATTTTTGGAAATTTAGGTTCACTTGCTAGTGGAATAAATCTAGTAGGAAATAATACATCAGAACTTTTAGCTATTGTTATGAATACTGGAAATAGCTTAAAAGATAGTACTCAAACACTTTCAGACACCTCTTTGGAGCTTAAAAGTTCTTCTAGCAAACAAGCTGCTAGTCTTGAAGAGACTGCAGCTGCACTTGAAGAGATAACAGCAACAATTCAAGCTAACACTCAATCAACAATAAAAATGTCAAAACTTGCACATGAGCTTAGTATTTCAGCACAAAAGGGTCAAGAATTAGCTAATCAAACGGCTAAATCTATGGATGATATAAATAAAGAAGTTAGCTCTATAAATGAAGCTATTGAAGTAATAGACCAAATAGCATTCCAAACAAATATTCTTTCATTAAATGCTGCTGTTGAAGCTGCAACTGCTGGAGAAGCTGGAAAAGGATTTGCAGTTGTTGCTCAAGAGGTTAGAAATCTAGCAAATAGAAGTGCGCAAGCTGCAAAAGAGATAAAAGATATAGTCGAAAAAGCAAGTGAAAAAGCAAATAATGGAAAAAGCATAGCAACTAATATGATAGATGGCTACTCTGAGTTAAATAATAGTATTTCAAATACTTTAGTAACCATAGAAAATGTTGCAACTGCTTCAAAAGAGCAAGAGAGTGGTATTTTACAAATAAATGATGCAATTAGCTCTTTAGATGCTTCAACACAAAAAAATGCACAAGTAGCAGAGCAAATATCTAATATGGCAACTTCTATTGCTTATACATCAAACTATTTAGTAACTGCTTCTTCAAGAACATCATTTATAAAAGATAGTTTAGATAAAGTTGATAATGTTGATTTAGTATATGATACTGCTTTACTTAAAACAAATCTTTTAAAGAAAAAAGATGAAGTTTACTCAAAATTAGGAGATTATAAAAACTTTAATGTTGTTGATGATAACTCTATAAAAGATTGGCTAAATTCAAATGATAATGTAAGTAAAATCTCTGATAAAAACCTTTTAGAAAATATAAAATTATTAGATACAACATTTTATAAAAATCTTCAAGATTTGGTAATATCAAACTCAAATGGTGATAAACCAGAGATTTTAAACACAAAAGCAAGTGCAGTTGAAAAATGTACAACTGAAATATTTAAAAGTTTAGATGATATTAAGTTTAATAAAAAAGATAGTAAAACTAAAAAAGCATAA
- the ruvA gene encoding Holliday junction branch migration protein RuvA has protein sequence MIVGLVGRVVKKEPTSLQLNVGGVIYEVFVSLNCSSKIISDEITLEITEIIREDAHNLYGFLDSNEKKLFDTVIKINGVGPKVALAICSTFTPSSFTQIVTSNDVNMLKRVPGIGPKGASRILVELSGFIVDGASNDEVTNINIEASLALESLGFKKDIVTTILKSCTSTTTAELVREALRKLQK, from the coding sequence GTGATAGTAGGATTAGTTGGTAGAGTTGTTAAAAAAGAACCAACATCACTTCAACTAAATGTTGGTGGTGTTATATATGAAGTTTTTGTATCTTTAAATTGTAGTTCAAAAATTATTTCAGATGAAATAACTCTTGAAATAACAGAAATAATAAGAGAAGATGCACACAACTTATATGGTTTTTTAGATAGTAATGAGAAGAAATTATTTGATACAGTTATAAAAATAAATGGAGTTGGTCCAAAAGTAGCACTTGCTATTTGTTCAACTTTTACTCCTAGCTCATTTACACAAATTGTTACTTCAAATGATGTAAATATGTTAAAAAGAGTTCCTGGAATTGGACCAAAAGGTGCAAGTAGAATTTTGGTTGAGCTTAGTGGGTTTATTGTAGATGGAGCAAGTAATGATGAAGTTACAAATATAAATATTGAAGCTTCTTTGGCTCTTGAGAGTTTAGGATTTAAAAAAGATATTGTAACAACAATTTTAAAATCTTGTACAAGCACAACTACAGCTGAGTTAGTTCGTGAAGCACTTAGAAAATTACAAAAATAG
- a CDS encoding D-alanine--D-alanine ligase, producing MKIAILFGGLSFEHEISIVSSIAMKDVLKDDLIYFYVDSKRDIYEIPTNKINSKLFSSGEYKKFDKVYLKKGGFYKISGLFKKEQNIDFDVVLNLSHGGDGEDGILSSVLDFYNIPFIAPRTEACVVSSNKFITKGYAKSVGVNVLDYKYFTKKDSVKVDMFPVILKPVKLGSSIGVSIVKNHEELSYALDVAFEFDDAIIIEPFISGVKEYNLAGTKVNGEFIFSIIEEPQKAEFLDFDKKYLDFSRTSKAKEVDLGDKLNLEIKESFKNLYNTLFEGSIIRCDFFVIDDKVYLNEINSIPGSMANYLFSDFQDLFTKVASNLPTKKDIPINFEYVNKIQFAKGK from the coding sequence ATGAAAATAGCAATACTTTTTGGTGGTTTGAGTTTTGAGCATGAGATATCAATAGTGAGTTCTATTGCTATGAAAGATGTTTTAAAAGATGATTTAATATATTTTTATGTTGACTCAAAAAGAGATATTTATGAAATTCCAACAAATAAGATAAATTCAAAACTTTTTAGTAGTGGTGAGTATAAAAAATTTGATAAAGTTTATTTAAAAAAAGGTGGTTTTTATAAAATTTCTGGATTATTTAAAAAAGAGCAAAATATAGATTTTGATGTAGTTTTAAATCTATCTCATGGAGGCGATGGAGAAGATGGTATTTTATCATCTGTTTTGGATTTTTATAATATTCCTTTTATAGCTCCAAGAACTGAAGCTTGTGTTGTAAGTTCTAATAAATTTATCACAAAAGGTTATGCAAAAAGTGTTGGTGTGAATGTATTGGATTATAAATATTTTACAAAGAAAGATAGTGTAAAAGTTGATATGTTTCCAGTTATTTTAAAACCAGTTAAACTAGGAAGTTCTATAGGTGTTTCTATTGTTAAAAATCATGAAGAGCTATCTTATGCGCTTGATGTTGCTTTTGAATTTGATGATGCTATCATAATTGAGCCATTTATTAGCGGAGTTAAAGAGTATAATTTAGCTGGAACAAAAGTAAATGGAGAGTTTATATTTTCAATTATTGAAGAGCCTCAAAAAGCTGAATTTTTAGACTTTGATAAAAAATATTTAGATTTTTCAAGAACTTCAAAAGCAAAAGAGGTTGATTTGGGTGATAAATTAAATTTAGAGATTAAAGAGAGTTTCAAAAATTTATACAATACACTTTTTGAAGGTTCAATTATAAGATGTGATTTTTTTGTAATAGATGATAAAGTTTATTTAAATGAAATAAACTCAATTCCAGGTTCTATGGCAAACTATCTGTTTTCTGATTTTCAAGATTTATTTACAAAAGTTGCTTCAAATCTTCCAACTAAAAAAGATATACCTATAAATTTTGAGTATGTAAATAAAATCCAATTTGCAAAAGGAAAATAG
- a CDS encoding alpha/beta fold hydrolase, producing MAIKNVIVDGKNFDLSYELINPTKKEDILFLHGWGSNKDIMKNAFSNYLKDYRHIYLDMSGFGKSSNNYVLTTNDYSKITKEFLKSINSNCEVIFGHSFGGKVATLLNPKNLVLLSSAGILEEKPIKVKIKIFFAKLLNKLGLKNFTKVFRSKDVDKMSENMYSTFKNVVDEDFSSYFSNFQNNAFIFWGEDDSATSLKSGEKIASLIKKSIFTSYSGDHYFFLKNAKNICERVENGIS from the coding sequence TTGGCTATTAAAAATGTCATAGTTGATGGTAAAAATTTTGATTTATCTTATGAGCTAATTAATCCTACAAAAAAAGAAGATATTTTGTTTTTACATGGTTGGGGTTCAAATAAAGATATTATGAAAAATGCGTTTTCAAATTATTTAAAAGATTATAGACATATTTATCTTGATATGTCAGGATTTGGTAAAAGTTCAAACAACTACGTTTTGACTACAAATGATTACTCAAAGATTACAAAAGAGTTTTTAAAATCTATAAATTCAAATTGTGAAGTTATTTTTGGTCACTCTTTTGGTGGGAAAGTAGCTACCTTATTAAATCCAAAAAATTTAGTTTTGCTAAGTAGTGCAGGAATTTTGGAAGAGAAGCCAATAAAGGTAAAAATAAAAATATTTTTTGCAAAACTTTTAAATAAATTAGGTTTAAAAAATTTTACAAAAGTTTTTAGAAGTAAAGATGTTGATAAAATGAGTGAAAATATGTATTCAACTTTTAAAAATGTAGTAGATGAAGATTTCTCTTCATATTTTTCAAATTTTCAAAACAATGCTTTTATTTTTTGGGGAGAAGATGATAGTGCTACATCTTTAAAATCTGGAGAAAAAATAGCAAGTTTAATCAAAAAATCAATTTTTACTTCATATAGTGGTGACCACTATTTTTTCTTAAAAAATGCAAAAAATATATGTGAAAGAGTAGAAAATGGAATATCTTAG
- a CDS encoding Mur ligase family protein, with amino-acid sequence MKNFLYHVLKNYFKTYKTPRSVNTIVGLVLDVNRDLPKDTQIYIAEAGARVKGDIKTIANFLEPQIAVVGSVGEQHIEYFKTLENIKNTKKELLLSPRLQKAFVHSSANVVPSEKIEEFPNNLHIVKSNLDGLWFDMELNGKVEHFYAPILGSFNAINLAAVVLVATHLGMSVLEINEALTTLPQVEHRLQKIEANGKIIIDDSFNGNLEGMLEAINISSNYNGRKVIITPGLVESTDSANILLAKEIDKIFDFVIITGTLNANILKANINEDKVFVLKDKTMLETTLARTTKSGDLILFANDAPNFI; translated from the coding sequence ATAAAAAACTTTTTATACCATGTTTTAAAAAATTATTTTAAAACATATAAAACACCAAGAAGTGTAAATACTATTGTAGGTCTTGTTCTTGATGTAAATAGAGATTTACCAAAAGATACACAAATATATATAGCAGAAGCAGGGGCAAGAGTAAAAGGTGATATAAAAACAATAGCAAACTTTTTGGAGCCACAAATTGCTGTTGTTGGAAGTGTTGGAGAGCAACATATTGAGTATTTTAAGACTTTAGAAAATATTAAAAATACAAAAAAAGAGCTTTTACTATCTCCTAGATTACAAAAAGCATTTGTTCATAGTAGTGCAAATGTAGTTCCTAGTGAAAAGATAGAGGAGTTTCCAAATAATCTTCATATAGTAAAAAGTAATCTTGATGGTCTTTGGTTTGACATGGAGTTAAATGGAAAAGTTGAACACTTTTATGCACCAATTTTAGGAAGCTTTAATGCTATAAACTTAGCAGCAGTTGTTTTAGTAGCAACTCATTTAGGAATGAGTGTTTTAGAGATAAATGAAGCTTTGACAACTTTACCTCAAGTAGAACATAGACTTCAAAAAATTGAAGCAAATGGTAAAATTATAATAGATGACTCTTTTAATGGAAATCTTGAAGGAATGTTAGAAGCTATTAATATCTCTTCAAACTATAATGGAAGAAAAGTGATAATCACTCCAGGGCTTGTAGAATCTACTGATAGTGCAAATATTCTTTTGGCAAAAGAGATAGATAAAATTTTTGATTTTGTAATAATAACTGGAACTTTAAATGCAAATATTTTAAAAGCCAATATAAATGAAGATAAAGTTTTTGTTTTAAAAGATAAGACAATGCTTGAAACAACTTTAGCAAGAACTACAAAAAGTGGTGATTTAATACTGTTTGCAAATGATGCACCAAATTTTATATAG
- a CDS encoding HIT family protein translates to MEHIYAPWRYNYVTDEKVKGCIFCHISENLEDEKLQVIFSDEYCYVVMNKFPYSPGHIMVIPYFHTCNVEDLDETIWLKMSIRVQQAVKLLKEVMPCEGVNIGMNLGKAAGAGIEQHIHYHLVPRWIGDTNFITTIAQTRVYPASFEEIYKKLKDNTKKYFF, encoded by the coding sequence ATGGAACATATTTATGCACCTTGGCGATATAATTATGTAACTGATGAAAAGGTAAAAGGGTGTATTTTTTGTCATATTAGTGAAAACTTAGAAGATGAAAAATTACAAGTGATATTTAGTGATGAATATTGTTATGTAGTTATGAATAAGTTTCCATATAGTCCAGGGCATATTATGGTTATTCCATATTTTCATACTTGTAATGTTGAAGATTTAGATGAAACTATTTGGTTAAAAATGAGTATTAGAGTACAGCAAGCAGTTAAGCTTTTAAAAGAAGTTATGCCATGTGAAGGTGTAAATATTGGGATGAATTTAGGAAAAGCAGCGGGTGCTGGAATAGAACAGCATATACACTACCATTTGGTTCCAAGATGGATTGGAGATACAAATTTTATTACAACAATAGCTCAAACAAGAGTTTATCCAGCTTCATTTGAAGAGATTTATAAAAAGTTAAAAGATAATACAAAAAAGTATTTTTTCTGA
- a CDS encoding putative metalloprotease CJM1_0395 family protein, with amino-acid sequence MEISNNNLYSFNIDYFSRAKAQKESQSNEQKVEPDTNAVEKNESSTKSKYEENQEKKENPTKLTSDEKAEVFKLKAIDSKIKAHEMAHKSGPAASGGASFSYTKGPDGLMYAIAGEVPVEIKTGDTPQETISNMHDVIATALAPSDPSPQDLSIASKARVIMMKAQQEFTKEIHEQITNSNEYTKNAKSEYEKNSNIQSLDKNSNIKI; translated from the coding sequence ATGGAAATATCAAATAATAACCTCTATTCTTTTAATATAGATTATTTTTCAAGAGCGAAAGCTCAAAAAGAGTCTCAATCAAATGAGCAAAAAGTAGAACCAGATACTAATGCTGTTGAAAAAAATGAATCTTCTACAAAATCTAAATATGAAGAAAACCAAGAAAAAAAAGAGAATCCTACAAAATTAACCAGTGATGAGAAAGCAGAAGTTTTTAAACTTAAAGCTATAGATTCAAAAATAAAAGCACATGAAATGGCACATAAAAGTGGTCCAGCTGCAAGTGGTGGAGCATCTTTTAGTTATACAAAAGGTCCTGATGGTTTAATGTATGCAATAGCTGGAGAAGTTCCTGTTGAGATAAAAACAGGAGATACTCCACAAGAGACAATATCAAATATGCATGATGTTATTGCAACGGCATTAGCTCCTTCAGATCCTAGTCCACAGGATTTGTCTATTGCTTCTAAGGCTAGAGTTATTATGATGAAAGCTCAACAAGAGTTTACAAAAGAGATACATGAGCAAATAACTAACTCAAATGAATATACAAAAAATGCAAAAAGCGAGTATGAAAAAAATAGTAATATTCAATCTTTGGATAAGAACTCTAATATTAAAATTTAG
- the pyrF gene encoding orotidine-5'-phosphate decarboxylase, whose translation MKTNMKLCVSLDLESSKENLALVEKIKDFDIWLKVGFRTYLRDGKKFLEDLKSINPNFKIFLDLKLYDIPNTMADAAEDISNFGLVDMFNVHASAGKFAMQTVMERIKNIPNRPLVLAVTALTSFDNSSFKEIYGKDIDTKAREFAKDTFEAGLDGVVCSAFESIDIKNNTNKEFITLCPGIRPFGEDSGDQKRVADINFSKENLVDFIVVGRPIYKNENPNDIVKKILQNI comes from the coding sequence ATGAAAACAAATATGAAACTTTGTGTATCTTTAGATTTAGAAAGCAGTAAAGAGAATCTTGCTTTAGTTGAAAAAATAAAAGATTTTGATATTTGGTTAAAAGTTGGATTTAGAACATATTTAAGAGATGGAAAGAAATTTCTAGAAGATTTAAAGTCTATAAATCCAAACTTCAAAATATTTTTGGATCTTAAATTGTATGATATACCAAATACAATGGCAGATGCAGCAGAAGATATTTCAAACTTTGGACTTGTTGATATGTTTAATGTTCATGCAAGTGCAGGAAAATTTGCGATGCAAACAGTTATGGAAAGAATAAAAAATATTCCAAATAGACCTTTAGTTTTAGCTGTTACTGCCCTTACTTCATTTGATAATAGTAGTTTTAAAGAAATTTATGGAAAAGATATAGATACAAAAGCTAGAGAGTTTGCAAAAGATACATTTGAAGCAGGTCTAGATGGTGTTGTTTGTTCTGCTTTTGAAAGTATTGATATAAAAAATAATACAAATAAAGAGTTCATTACATTATGTCCTGGAATTCGTCCTTTTGGAGAAGATAGTGGAGATCAAAAAAGAGTTGCTGATATAAACTTTTCAAAAGAAAACTTGGTAGATTTCATTGTTGTAGGTCGTCCTATATATAAAAATGAAAATCCAAATGATATAGTAAAGAAAATATTACAAAATATATAA
- the nusB gene encoding transcription antitermination factor NusB — protein MATRTQARESVIGLLYAYDLGNEEIAKFVDDILEEKKIRNSQKEFALNLFNGTIKHISKIDEEIIKHLTQGTIEDVGSVEKSILRLAIYEILFENLSRAIVINEAIELSKKLASDGAPKFINAILDQIKIEK, from the coding sequence TTGGCAACAAGAACACAAGCAAGAGAGTCTGTAATTGGACTTCTATATGCATATGATTTAGGTAATGAAGAAATAGCAAAATTTGTTGATGATATTTTAGAAGAAAAAAAGATAAGAAATAGTCAAAAAGAGTTCGCTTTAAATCTATTTAATGGAACTATCAAACATATTTCAAAAATTGATGAAGAGATTATAAAACATCTTACTCAAGGTACAATAGAAGATGTAGGAAGTGTTGAAAAATCAATATTAAGACTTGCAATATATGAGATATTATTTGAGAACTTATCAAGAGCAATAGTTATAAATGAAGCAATTGAACTATCAAAAAAATTAGCAAGTGATGGTGCTCCAAAGTTTATAAATGCTATTTTAGACCAAATAAAAATAGAGAAATAA
- the ribH gene encoding 6,7-dimethyl-8-ribityllumazine synthase, which produces MRVIEGSLRLKGNEKVAIINGRFNHIITDRLVEGAKDSFKRHGGNEENLDLILVPGAFEIPFALEKALSSGKYDAVCCVGAVIRGATPHFDYISAEATKGIATVALKYGKPVSNGVLTTDTIEQAIERAGSKVGNKGAEAMVTIIEMLDLYSEMGK; this is translated from the coding sequence ATGAGAGTAATAGAAGGAAGTTTGAGACTAAAAGGAAATGAAAAAGTAGCCATCATAAATGGAAGATTTAACCACATAATAACTGATAGATTAGTAGAAGGTGCAAAAGATTCATTCAAAAGACATGGTGGAAATGAAGAAAATTTAGATTTAATTTTAGTTCCAGGAGCTTTTGAAATACCATTTGCTCTTGAAAAAGCACTATCAAGTGGAAAATATGATGCTGTTTGTTGTGTTGGAGCAGTTATAAGAGGAGCAACTCCTCATTTTGACTATATTAGTGCAGAAGCAACAAAAGGAATAGCAACAGTTGCTTTAAAATATGGAAAACCTGTATCAAATGGTGTTTTAACAACAGATACGATTGAGCAAGCAATTGAAAGAGCTGGTTCAAAAGTTGGAAACAAAGGTGCGGAAGCTATGGTTACAATAATAGAGATGCTAGATTTATATAGCGAAATGGGAAAATAA
- the glnA gene encoding type I glutamate--ammonia ligase: MGKFVNNIEEFFKFCSENEVKFVDFRFTDLKGMWHHVTYNIKAVNKDLLANGMPFDGSSIDAWQPIHKSDMILKPDVPTAFLDPFTADSTIIVICDVYDIYENKMYEKCPRSIAKKAVEYLAEANIGDVAYFGPENEFFIFDDVKIIDSVNESYFKVDCEDGEWNDAKNYEGGNIGHRARLKGGYFPVAPIDNGVDIRAEMMQVLEQVGLEVTLGHHEVAQGQHEIGIVFGDLIEASDNVQKLKYVIKMVAHLNGKSVTFMPKPLYGDNGSGMHVHQSIWKNGKNLFYKQGEYGNLSDIARWYIGGIFKHARALAAFTNPSTNSYKRLIPGFEAPSILTYSSQNRSASCRIPYGAGEKATRVEMRFPDSTACPYLAFSAMLMAGLDGIKNKYEPIGPMDDDLFELSLDEIRERDIPQMPHTLRGSLESLIRNNDFLRPVFTKKMIDTYQHYKFSTQVWPYEARPTPFEFKTMYSC, from the coding sequence ATGGGAAAATTTGTAAATAATATAGAAGAGTTTTTTAAGTTTTGTAGTGAAAATGAAGTAAAATTTGTAGATTTTAGATTCACAGATTTAAAAGGTATGTGGCATCATGTAACTTACAATATTAAAGCTGTAAATAAAGATTTACTAGCAAATGGAATGCCTTTTGATGGTTCATCAATCGATGCATGGCAACCAATTCATAAATCAGATATGATCTTAAAACCAGATGTTCCAACTGCATTTTTAGACCCATTTACAGCTGATAGCACAATAATCGTAATTTGTGATGTTTATGACATTTATGAAAATAAAATGTATGAAAAATGTCCAAGATCAATTGCAAAAAAAGCAGTTGAATATCTAGCAGAAGCAAATATTGGTGATGTTGCATATTTTGGACCTGAAAATGAATTCTTTATTTTTGATGATGTAAAAATTATAGATAGCGTAAATGAATCATATTTCAAAGTTGATTGTGAAGATGGTGAGTGGAATGATGCAAAAAACTATGAAGGTGGAAACATAGGTCACAGAGCTAGACTTAAAGGTGGATATTTTCCAGTAGCTCCAATTGATAATGGTGTTGATATAAGAGCTGAAATGATGCAAGTTTTAGAGCAAGTTGGTCTTGAAGTAACACTAGGTCACCACGAAGTTGCTCAAGGTCAACACGAGATTGGTATTGTTTTTGGAGATTTAATTGAAGCTAGTGATAATGTTCAAAAATTAAAATATGTTATTAAAATGGTTGCTCATCTAAATGGAAAATCTGTAACATTTATGCCAAAACCACTTTATGGTGATAATGGAAGCGGAATGCATGTTCATCAAAGTATCTGGAAAAATGGAAAAAATCTATTCTACAAACAGGGTGAATATGGAAATTTAAGTGATATTGCAAGATGGTATATTGGTGGAATTTTTAAACACGCGCGAGCGCTTGCTGCATTTACAAATCCATCAACAAACTCTTACAAAAGATTAATTCCTGGATTTGAAGCACCTTCAATTTTAACTTATTCTTCACAAAATAGAAGTGCTTCTTGTAGAATTCCTTATGGAGCAGGAGAAAAAGCAACAAGAGTTGAAATGAGATTTCCAGACTCAACAGCTTGTCCATATTTAGCATTTTCAGCTATGTTAATGGCTGGTCTTGATGGAATTAAAAATAAATATGAACCAATTGGTCCTATGGATGATGATCTGTTTGAGTTATCTTTAGATGAGATTAGAGAAAGAGATATTCCTCAAATGCCTCATACTTTAAGAGGTTCTTTAGAATCTCTTATTAGAAACAATGATTTTTTAAGACCAGTTTTCACTAAAAAAATGATTGATACTTATCAACACTACAAATTTTCAACTCAAGTTTGGCCTTACGAAGCAAGACCTACGCCATTTGAGTTCAAAACTATGTACTCTTGCTAA
- the hisJ gene encoding histidinol-phosphatase HisJ produces the protein MNKKLRVDLHNHTTLCNHATGSVEEYVKRAIELGIDEYGFACHAPMNFDPKYRMKLEERTLYEKWVNEAKEKYKDKIKVLLAYEVDFLNGFMLDEILNADVDYLIGSVHFLQNKNEMWGFDNPEFIGVYKSVDIDKIWEDYFDAIEAMAKTNYFQIVGHLDLIKVFKFLPKKDVRLIAKNALKQIKKSNMILELNPAGLRKPIEETYPSKALLEEAFDLGINITFGSDAHSVEHVGFGYSEISSLAKELGYTKCATFYKKEMNLIEF, from the coding sequence ATGAATAAAAAATTAAGAGTAGATTTGCACAATCACACAACACTTTGTAACCACGCAACAGGAAGTGTTGAAGAGTATGTAAAAAGAGCAATAGAACTTGGAATTGATGAGTATGGATTTGCATGTCATGCTCCTATGAATTTTGATCCAAAATATAGAATGAAACTTGAAGAGAGAACTCTTTATGAAAAATGGGTAAATGAAGCAAAAGAAAAATATAAAGATAAAATCAAAGTTTTATTAGCCTATGAAGTTGATTTTTTAAATGGTTTTATGCTTGATGAAATTTTAAATGCAGATGTTGATTATCTAATAGGTTCAGTTCACTTTTTACAAAATAAAAATGAGATGTGGGGATTTGATAATCCAGAGTTTATTGGTGTTTATAAAAGTGTTGATATAGATAAAATTTGGGAAGATTATTTTGATGCAATTGAAGCTATGGCAAAAACAAACTATTTTCAAATAGTTGGGCATTTGGATTTGATAAAAGTTTTCAAATTTTTACCAAAAAAAGATGTTAGATTAATTGCAAAAAATGCCTTAAAACAGATAAAAAAATCAAATATGATTTTGGAGCTAAATCCAGCAGGATTAAGAAAACCAATAGAAGAGACTTATCCTTCAAAAGCACTTTTAGAAGAGGCTTTTGATTTAGGAATTAATATAACATTTGGTTCAGATGCACATAGTGTTGAGCATGTTGGTTTTGGATATAGTGAAATTAGTTCTTTAGCTAAAGAGCTTGGATACACAAAATGTGCTACTTTTTATAAAAAAGAGATGAATTTAATCGAGTTTTAG